In Capsicum annuum cultivar UCD-10X-F1 chromosome 11, UCD10Xv1.1, whole genome shotgun sequence, one genomic interval encodes:
- the LOC124888583 gene encoding photosystem II D2 protein-like translates to MVTANRFWSQIFGVAFSNKRWLHFFMLFVPVTDLWMSDLGVVGLALNLRAYDFVSQEIRAAKDPEFETFYTKNILLNEGIRAWMTAQDQPHENLIFPEEVLPHGNAL, encoded by the coding sequence ATGGTCACCGCCAACCGCTTTTGGTCCCAAATCTTTGGGGTTGCTTTTTCCAATAAACGTTGGTTACATTTCTTTATGTTATTTGTACCAGTAACCGATTTATGGATGAGTGATCTTGGAGTAGTCGGTCTAGCCCTGAACCTACGTGCCTATGACTTCGTTTCTCAGGAAATTCGCGCAGCGAAAGATCCTGAATTTGAGACTTTCTACACCAAAAATATTCTCTTAAACGAAGGTATTCGTGCTTGGATGACGGCTCAAGATCAGCCTCATGAAAACCTTATATTCCCTGAGGAGGTTCTACCACATGGAAACGCTCTTTAA